A single region of the Bacteroides luhongzhouii genome encodes:
- a CDS encoding RNA polymerase sigma-70 factor yields the protein MNNNIDIKTLEAFQDGNHKAFETIFIAYYNKTKTFIDGYIKSEPDAEELTEDLFVNLWINRHSIDTSKSFNSYLHTIARNAAINFLKHKYVSDAYLNNLDTEYSSTSEEDLIAKELEMLIDKLVGGMPEQRRMIYTLSRNEGLSNAEIAERLNTTKRNVESQLSLALKEIRKAISCFLVSLL from the coding sequence ATGAATAATAACATTGATATAAAAACGCTGGAGGCCTTTCAGGATGGGAATCACAAGGCCTTTGAGACTATTTTTATAGCATACTACAACAAAACCAAAACATTCATTGACGGATATATAAAATCGGAACCCGATGCGGAAGAGCTGACAGAGGATTTATTTGTCAATCTTTGGATCAATCGTCATTCCATTGATACGTCTAAATCATTCAATTCTTATTTGCACACCATTGCAAGAAATGCAGCCATCAACTTCCTGAAACATAAATATGTGAGCGATGCCTATCTGAACAACCTGGATACAGAATATAGCTCTACTTCCGAAGAAGACCTTATTGCCAAGGAACTGGAAATGCTAATTGACAAACTTGTTGGGGGAATGCCCGAACAACGGAGAATGATTTATACATTGAGCCGTAACGAAGGATTATCCAATGCCGAGATTGCCGAACGCCTGAATACTACCAAAAGAAATGTTGAAAGCCAGTTAAGCCTTGCTTTGAAAGAAATACGGAAGGCAATTTCCTGTTTTTTGGTATCATTATTATAG
- the kdsR gene encoding 3-ketodihydrosphingosine reductase, translating into MQPQVILITGASSGFGKITAQMLSEQGHIVYGTSRKPAEDMNHVKMLVVDVTNSLSVCQAVERILSEQGRIDVLINNAGIGIGGALELATEEEVNIQMNTNFFGVVNMCKAVLPSMRKARKGKIINISSIGGVMGIPYQGFYSASKFAVEGYSEALALEVHPFHIKVCVVEPGDFNTGFTDNRNISEQTRLDADYGESFLKSLEIIEKEERNGCHPRKLGATICKIVERTNPPFRTKVGPWIQVLFAKSKKWLPDAVMQYALRIFYAIK; encoded by the coding sequence ATGCAACCACAAGTCATACTTATCACCGGAGCATCTTCCGGATTCGGCAAGATTACCGCTCAAATGTTATCGGAACAAGGGCACATCGTTTATGGAACAAGCCGGAAACCTGCTGAAGACATGAATCATGTAAAAATGCTTGTTGTCGATGTTACCAATTCCCTTTCCGTATGTCAGGCCGTAGAGCGGATTCTATCGGAGCAGGGACGGATTGACGTATTGATTAATAATGCCGGAATAGGTATTGGCGGCGCATTGGAACTTGCCACTGAAGAAGAAGTGAATATACAAATGAATACAAACTTCTTCGGCGTAGTGAATATGTGTAAAGCTGTTTTGCCATCTATGCGAAAGGCGCGAAAGGGCAAGATTATCAATATCAGTTCTATCGGTGGTGTAATGGGAATCCCCTATCAGGGATTTTATTCTGCTTCGAAATTTGCAGTCGAGGGATATAGCGAAGCATTGGCTTTAGAGGTTCATCCGTTCCATATAAAGGTTTGTGTAGTAGAACCGGGAGACTTCAACACCGGATTTACTGATAACCGGAATATCTCCGAACAGACAAGACTGGATGCCGATTACGGAGAGAGTTTTCTGAAATCATTGGAGATTATAGAAAAAGAAGAACGTAATGGATGCCATCCGCGGAAGTTGGGGGCTACCATCTGTAAGATAGTGGAACGTACCAACCCTCCTTTTCGGACGAAAGTAGGTCCCTGGATACAGGTATTGTTTGCGAAGAGTAAAAAATGGTTGCCTGATGCAGTGATGCAGTATGCCTTACGGATATTCTACGCAATTAAGTAA
- a CDS encoding HAD family hydrolase — protein sequence MIKNIVFDFGGVIVDIDRDKAVQAFIKLGLADADTRLDKYHQTGIFQELEEGKLSADEFRKQLGDLCGRPLTMEETKQAWLGFFNEVNLNKLDYILELRKSYHVYILSNTNPFVMSWACSPDFSSKKKPLNDYCDKLYLSYQVGHTKPAPEIFEFMVNDCNIIPSETLFVDDGASNIHIGKELGFETFQPKNGADWREEMTAILEKR from the coding sequence ATGATTAAAAACATTGTATTTGATTTTGGAGGAGTGATTGTAGATATTGATCGTGACAAAGCGGTTCAGGCATTTATCAAACTGGGACTGGCAGATGCTGATACCCGGCTGGATAAATATCACCAGACTGGAATTTTTCAAGAACTGGAAGAAGGAAAGCTAAGCGCGGATGAGTTTCGGAAACAACTGGGGGATTTATGTGGCCGTCCATTGACGATGGAGGAAACCAAACAGGCATGGCTGGGCTTTTTCAACGAAGTGAATCTAAATAAACTCGACTATATATTGGAATTGAGAAAGTCATATCATGTGTATATTTTAAGTAATACCAATCCTTTTGTTATGTCGTGGGCATGCAGCCCCGATTTCTCATCGAAGAAAAAGCCGTTGAATGATTATTGTGACAAATTATATTTGTCTTATCAGGTCGGTCATACAAAACCTGCACCCGAAATTTTCGAATTTATGGTGAATGATTGTAATATCATCCCTTCCGAAACTTTATTTGTAGATGACGGTGCTTCGAATATCCATATAGGCAAGGAACTTGGATTTGAAACGTTCCAACCGAAGAATGGTGCGGATTGGCGGGAAGAAATGACTGCTATCTTGGAGAAACGATAA
- a CDS encoding DUF6064 family protein codes for MEIFWRTIAYYNSATWLFQIVIILIGIALTGLLIGKPRPWVKMAMKFYMIGLYTWISLVYYYIYCEERSYNGVMAMFWGVMAIIWIWDAITGYTTFERTHKYDLLSYVLLAMPFIYPLVSLARGLSFPEMTSPVMPCSVVVFTIGLLLLFAQKVNMFLVLFLCHWSLIGLSKTYFFQIPEDFLLASATIPGLYLFFREYFLNNLHADTKPKAKYINWLLISVCVGLAVLLTTTMFLELVPKN; via the coding sequence ATGGAGATTTTTTGGAGAACAATTGCATATTATAATTCAGCTACCTGGCTTTTCCAGATAGTTATCATTCTGATTGGTATTGCATTGACCGGATTGCTTATCGGCAAACCACGTCCGTGGGTGAAAATGGCGATGAAGTTCTATATGATAGGTCTGTATACGTGGATTTCTCTAGTCTACTATTATATCTATTGTGAAGAACGTAGCTATAATGGCGTAATGGCTATGTTTTGGGGCGTTATGGCTATCATTTGGATTTGGGATGCGATTACGGGATATACTACCTTTGAACGTACTCACAAATATGATCTGCTGTCTTATGTCCTGTTGGCAATGCCTTTTATATATCCTTTGGTTTCATTGGCACGCGGTCTTTCATTCCCGGAAATGACTTCTCCGGTCATGCCTTGTTCGGTAGTTGTGTTTACTATCGGATTGTTATTGCTGTTTGCGCAAAAGGTCAATATGTTTTTGGTATTGTTCCTTTGCCACTGGTCACTGATCGGATTATCCAAAACTTATTTCTTTCAGATTCCGGAAGATTTCTTATTGGCAAGTGCCACAATCCCCGGCCTGTATCTTTTCTTCAGGGAGTATTTCCTGAATAATCTGCATGCCGACACCAAGCCGAAAGCAAAATATATCAATTGGCTATTGATAAGCGTTTGTGTCGGACTGGCCGTGTTGCTGACTACTACCATGTTTTTGGAATTAGTTCCGAAGAACTGA
- a CDS encoding threonine/serine exporter family protein: MKTGESLLSIGKFIAEYSAHLMGAGVHTSRVVRNTKRIGEAFGLDVKLSVFHRNIILTIIDKETNEACNEVIDIPAHPISFEHNSELSALSWEAVDNHLSLEELKDKYKKIISAPRIHPLFVLLLVGFANASFCKLFGGDLISMGIVFSATITGFYLKQQMQAKKINHYVVFIVSAFVASLCASTALIFDTTSEIAMATSVLYLVPGVPLINGVIDVVEGYVLTGFARLTEASLLIVSIAIGLSFTLLMVKNSLI; the protein is encoded by the coding sequence ATGAAGACAGGCGAATCTTTATTATCCATAGGTAAATTTATTGCAGAATATTCAGCCCATTTAATGGGGGCCGGAGTACACACCTCGCGGGTAGTACGCAACACAAAGCGTATTGGAGAGGCTTTCGGACTAGATGTCAAATTAAGCGTATTTCATAGAAACATCATTCTGACTATTATAGATAAAGAAACAAACGAAGCTTGTAACGAGGTTATAGACATTCCTGCACACCCGATCAGTTTTGAACATAATTCAGAGTTAAGCGCATTGAGCTGGGAAGCAGTAGACAATCATTTGTCATTGGAAGAATTGAAAGACAAATACAAGAAGATTATTTCTGCTCCGCGGATACATCCGCTTTTCGTTTTACTACTGGTAGGATTTGCCAATGCGTCTTTCTGTAAATTGTTCGGCGGTGATTTAATTTCGATGGGAATTGTGTTCTCGGCTACCATTACAGGATTCTACCTGAAACAACAAATGCAAGCGAAAAAGATCAATCATTATGTTGTATTTATTGTTTCGGCTTTTGTTGCTTCCCTGTGTGCTTCCACCGCGCTGATTTTCGACACAACGTCGGAGATCGCAATGGCGACCAGCGTGCTTTATCTTGTGCCTGGGGTTCCCTTGATTAATGGCGTGATTGATGTAGTAGAAGGGTACGTTTTAACAGGATTTGCCCGTCTGACAGAGGCTTCTTTGTTGATTGTCAGCATCGCTATCGGACTTTCCTTCACATTATTAATGGTAAAAAACAGTTTAATTTGA
- a CDS encoding DUF6298 domain-containing protein has protein sequence MNIQLRTILLGLLSVGFVQSYAQTFALQVKNDQITYLNDDRGNRILDFSTCGYKSSEQDIPSVRNVVFVPWKAGDNTARIQRAIDYVASLTPDASGFRGAVLLDQGEFSLSGSIRISASGIVLRGTDKEKTILLKKGVDRGALIYMEGRNDLNVQDTLKVLSHYVPVNARTLEVALGISLKKGDRVMVTRPSGKEWIASLGCDIFGGGISALGWKEGDMDLTWDRTVCEVNGNQVTLDAPLTVALDASYGTSSLLTYQWNGRIYNCGVENMTLISEYDKRYPKDEDHCWTGISIEDAENCWVRLVNFKHFAGSAVIVQRTGSKITVEDCISKEPVSEIGGMRRCTFHTLGQQTLFQRCYSEQGIHDFAAGYCAAGPNAFVQCDSYESLGFSGSIDAWACGLLFDIVNIDGHNLTFKNLGQDKNGAGWNTANSLFWQCTAAEIECYAPAKDAMNRAYGCWAQFSGDGEWAQSNNHVQPRSIFYAQLEERLNKECAERARILPRNTSATSSPTVEVAMELAKEAYIPRLTLEHWIGDNKFAPSVASTGVKSIDDIKEKKSAAHANSSSKLLTQPEVTVTNGRIQMDGALLVGGSHTTPWWNGKLKTNYLKKASPAITRFVPGREGLGLTDRIDSVVDFMKQKNILVFDQNYGLWYDRRRDDHERIRRRDGDVWGPFYEQPFGRSGQGTAWEGLSKYDLKRPNAWYWSRLKEFAEKGNKDGLLLFHENYFQHNILEAGAHWVDSPWRSSNNINQTGFPEPAPFAGDKRIFVADMFYDISHPVRRELHRQYIRQCLNNFADNSNVIQLTSAEFTGPLHFVQFWLDMIAEWETETGKKAKVALSTTKDVQDAILADPKRAAVVDIIDIRYWHYKTDGIFAPEGGKNMAPRQHMRKMKVGKVTFTEAYKAVNEYRQKFPQKAVTFYAQNYPAMGWAVFMAGGSCPVIPCTDKAFLKDAAAMEVEETNTDEYKKMVKSDIGSIIYSKSGTEIPVQLSSGKYALKYIHPASGKIETINKSLKINDLYNLKVPDKKEGIYWFHKL, from the coding sequence CAAACCTTTGCTTTACAAGTTAAGAATGATCAGATCACTTACCTGAATGATGATCGGGGAAACCGGATTCTCGACTTCTCTACATGCGGATATAAATCCTCCGAACAGGATATTCCTTCTGTCCGCAATGTGGTATTTGTACCCTGGAAAGCCGGAGATAATACTGCGCGTATTCAACGTGCCATTGATTATGTAGCTTCTCTGACTCCTGACGCTTCCGGTTTTCGGGGAGCCGTATTACTCGATCAGGGAGAGTTTTCCCTGTCCGGCAGTATCCGTATCTCCGCATCCGGAATTGTGTTGCGGGGAACGGATAAAGAAAAAACAATACTGCTGAAAAAGGGCGTAGACAGAGGTGCGCTTATCTATATGGAAGGAAGGAACGATCTGAATGTACAAGATACATTGAAGGTACTTTCCCACTATGTTCCGGTAAACGCGAGAACATTGGAAGTCGCTTTGGGTATTTCTCTGAAAAAAGGAGATCGTGTCATGGTTACCCGTCCTTCCGGCAAAGAATGGATTGCCTCTTTAGGTTGTGATATTTTTGGAGGAGGTATCAGCGCTTTGGGATGGAAAGAAGGTGACATGGATCTGACTTGGGACAGAACAGTCTGCGAAGTAAACGGCAACCAGGTAACATTGGATGCTCCGCTGACCGTAGCTTTGGATGCCAGCTATGGAACTTCTTCCCTGTTGACTTATCAATGGAACGGACGTATTTACAATTGTGGCGTAGAAAATATGACATTGATTTCTGAATACGACAAGCGTTATCCTAAAGACGAGGATCATTGCTGGACAGGTATCTCCATTGAAGATGCGGAAAACTGTTGGGTGAGACTGGTTAACTTCAAGCATTTTGCAGGAAGCGCTGTAATTGTTCAGCGTACAGGTTCCAAAATTACCGTTGAAGACTGTATATCGAAAGAACCCGTTTCAGAAATCGGAGGGATGCGTCGTTGCACTTTCCATACGCTGGGACAACAAACTTTATTTCAGCGCTGCTATTCGGAACAGGGTATTCATGACTTTGCTGCCGGATATTGCGCAGCCGGTCCCAATGCTTTTGTGCAATGTGATTCGTATGAATCTTTGGGATTCAGTGGCTCTATTGATGCCTGGGCGTGCGGACTATTGTTTGACATAGTAAATATCGACGGTCATAATCTGACTTTCAAGAATTTGGGACAAGATAAAAACGGAGCCGGTTGGAATACGGCAAACAGCTTGTTTTGGCAATGTACCGCAGCGGAAATCGAATGTTATGCCCCGGCAAAAGATGCGATGAACCGTGCATACGGTTGTTGGGCACAATTCTCCGGTGATGGTGAATGGGCACAATCCAACAATCATGTACAACCTCGCAGTATTTTTTATGCTCAATTGGAAGAACGGTTGAACAAAGAATGTGCGGAACGTGCACGTATTCTGCCCAGAAATACAAGTGCAACCAGTAGTCCTACAGTGGAAGTAGCTATGGAACTCGCTAAAGAGGCATATATACCACGGTTAACGTTGGAACATTGGATAGGTGATAACAAGTTTGCTCCTTCAGTGGCATCAACCGGAGTAAAATCAATCGATGACATTAAAGAGAAAAAGAGCGCTGCACATGCAAATTCTTCTTCTAAATTATTAACTCAACCGGAAGTAACAGTAACCAATGGACGTATTCAGATGGACGGTGCTCTATTGGTTGGAGGCAGTCATACCACCCCTTGGTGGAACGGAAAGCTCAAAACCAATTATCTAAAAAAGGCAAGTCCGGCCATTACCCGCTTTGTGCCGGGACGCGAAGGATTGGGATTAACCGACCGCATTGATTCTGTAGTCGATTTTATGAAACAGAAAAACATTCTTGTTTTCGATCAGAATTACGGCCTTTGGTATGACCGTCGCCGGGATGACCACGAACGGATTCGCCGTCGGGATGGCGATGTATGGGGACCTTTCTATGAACAGCCATTCGGTCGTAGCGGTCAGGGGACAGCATGGGAAGGATTGAGCAAATATGATTTAAAACGCCCTAATGCATGGTACTGGAGTCGCTTAAAAGAATTTGCGGAAAAAGGAAATAAGGACGGATTGTTATTATTCCATGAAAACTATTTCCAGCACAATATACTGGAAGCCGGTGCACATTGGGTGGATTCTCCATGGAGAAGCAGCAATAACATCAATCAGACCGGATTTCCTGAACCTGCTCCATTTGCCGGAGACAAACGAATTTTTGTAGCAGATATGTTCTATGATATCAGTCATCCTGTTCGCCGTGAACTGCACAGACAATATATCCGTCAGTGCCTGAATAACTTCGCGGACAATTCGAATGTTATTCAGTTGACAAGTGCCGAATTTACAGGTCCGTTGCACTTCGTACAATTTTGGTTAGACATGATAGCCGAATGGGAAACTGAAACCGGAAAGAAAGCGAAAGTAGCATTAAGTACAACGAAAGATGTACAAGATGCAATCCTTGCAGATCCCAAACGCGCTGCCGTAGTAGATATTATTGATATCCGGTATTGGCATTATAAGACGGATGGAATCTTTGCGCCGGAAGGTGGAAAAAATATGGCGCCACGTCAACACATGCGTAAGATGAAAGTAGGAAAGGTGACTTTCACAGAAGCATATAAAGCTGTCAATGAGTATCGTCAGAAATTTCCTCAAAAGGCAGTGACATTCTATGCACAGAATTATCCGGCTATGGGATGGGCTGTATTCATGGCAGGAGGTTCATGTCCTGTAATTCCGTGCACAGATAAAGCATTTTTGAAAGATGCAGCAGCAATGGAAGTGGAAGAAACAAATACGGATGAGTATAAGAAAATGGTAAAATCTGATATTGGAAGTATCATTTATTCCAAGTCCGGAACAGAAATTCCTGTTCAATTATCGTCCGGAAAGTATGCATTAAAGTACATTCATCCAGCTTCCGGAAAGATTGAAACAATAAATAAATCATTGAAAATAAACGATTTATACAATCTAAAGGTACCAGATAAGAAAGAAGGTATTTATTGGTTTCACAAGCTATAA
- a CDS encoding RNA polymerase sigma factor: MMEQTNNSTDTLLASFQAGNMAAFSQLYNLHINVLFNYGLKLTIDKELLKDCIHDIFVKLYTKRDELGTIDNLRSYLFISLKNKLCDELRRRMYMSDTVVEEVSLSTPTDVEDDYMAKEQRNNEFSLVKRLLDQLSPRQREALTLYYIEEKKYEDICEIMNMNYQSVRNLMHRGLTKLRSLAS, encoded by the coding sequence ATGATGGAACAGACTAATAATTCAACCGACACTTTACTCGCTTCTTTTCAAGCGGGAAACATGGCAGCTTTTTCACAGCTGTATAACTTGCACATCAACGTCCTTTTTAATTACGGATTGAAGTTGACCATTGATAAAGAGTTACTGAAAGATTGCATTCACGACATCTTCGTGAAACTCTATACAAAGAGAGATGAATTAGGAACAATCGATAATTTGAGATCTTATTTATTCATCTCCTTAAAGAATAAGTTGTGTGATGAACTTCGCAGACGTATGTATATGTCTGATACGGTAGTAGAAGAAGTCAGCTTATCCACTCCTACAGATGTAGAAGATGATTATATGGCAAAAGAGCAACGCAATAATGAATTTTCATTGGTTAAACGTCTGCTGGATCAATTATCTCCCCGTCAGCGTGAAGCGCTTACATTATATTATATAGAAGAAAAGAAATACGAGGATATCTGCGAGATTATGAATATGAATTATCAGTCTGTACGCAACCTGATGCATCGCGGATTGACAAAGTTGCGTAGTCTGGCGAGTTAA
- a CDS encoding FecR family protein, with protein sequence MKKSNISKIIKMFLSARFPSETEEKVQKWIIKDKNQQAKIKASLDYWNELDVEADSNTYASLERVNLRTGYNKEHLTNIASYQKFARIAAVIVPLFLFAGGMFYYLSLQNEMIEVSVAYGEQKRLILPDSSEVWLNAGSTILYPETFAKDKRLVMLDGEAYFSVKKDTACPFIVEASQLSVKVLGTRFNVKAYPNDEKITTTLTSGKVEVSVQAQPPHILKPNEQLTYDKKSSDIHISVINTNDTNCWMVGKLVFTNASAGEIFRTLERHYNTTIDNTANIPTSKRYTVKFLKDESLDEILNILKDIIGFDYQQYEKKIVVTQP encoded by the coding sequence ATGAAGAAGAGTAATATCAGTAAAATCATCAAAATGTTCCTCTCCGCCCGCTTTCCGTCTGAAACGGAAGAGAAAGTGCAGAAATGGATCATCAAAGATAAAAATCAGCAGGCGAAAATTAAAGCTTCATTGGATTATTGGAATGAATTGGACGTAGAAGCCGATTCGAATACTTATGCTTCATTGGAACGGGTAAATTTAAGAACGGGATATAATAAGGAACATCTGACCAACATAGCTTCTTATCAGAAGTTCGCTCGTATTGCTGCTGTTATTGTTCCTTTGTTTTTATTTGCAGGAGGAATGTTCTACTATCTTTCTCTCCAAAACGAAATGATAGAAGTATCCGTTGCCTACGGAGAACAGAAACGCCTGATATTGCCGGACAGTTCGGAAGTATGGTTGAACGCGGGAAGTACCATTTTATACCCGGAAACTTTTGCCAAAGATAAACGCTTGGTCATGCTTGACGGTGAAGCTTATTTCTCTGTCAAAAAAGATACTGCATGTCCTTTTATAGTAGAAGCCTCCCAACTTTCGGTGAAAGTTCTTGGAACCAGATTCAACGTGAAAGCCTATCCTAATGATGAGAAAATAACAACTACCCTGACTAGCGGCAAGGTGGAAGTGAGTGTTCAAGCGCAACCTCCCCATATACTAAAGCCTAATGAACAACTTACATACGACAAAAAATCATCAGACATCCATATATCAGTGATAAATACGAATGATACCAACTGCTGGATGGTAGGGAAACTGGTCTTTACCAATGCCAGTGCCGGAGAAATATTCCGAACCTTGGAAAGGCACTATAACACCACGATTGATAATACAGCAAATATCCCTACATCGAAACGATATACAGTCAAGTTTCTGAAAGATGAAAGCCTGGATGAAATTCTGAATATATTGAAAGATATAATCGGATTTGATTATCAGCAGTATGAAAAGAAAATAGTAGTAACCCAACCATAA
- a CDS encoding MFS transporter, protein MNNQFTHPKERIRFAILTFFFAQGLCMASWASRIPDFKDVFAANYAFYWGLILFMIPVGKFVAIPLAGYLVSKLGSRSMVQVSILGYASSLLCVGLAHEVYLLGFLLFCFGVFWNLCDISFNTQGIEVERLYGKTIMATFHGGWSLGACAGALIGFVMILAGVSPIWHYTLIFIIILIIALSGRKYLQESAPQEAEVSDTKTKERNTAKAPNGFRLLFQKPEMLLLQLGLVGLFALIVESAMFDWSAVYFESVVHVPKSLQIGFLVFMIMMATGRFLTNYAYQLWGKKKVLQLAGSFICIGFFVSALLGGVFEAMAMKVIINSLGFMLVGLGISCIVPTLYSFVGAKSKTPVSIALTILSSISFIGSLIAPLLIGAISQAFDIRIAYMLIGILGGCIVLIVSFSSAFDIRESAAKPEPDK, encoded by the coding sequence ATGAATAACCAATTTACGCATCCAAAAGAGAGAATACGTTTTGCCATATTGACTTTTTTCTTTGCCCAAGGACTTTGTATGGCAAGTTGGGCTAGCCGAATCCCTGATTTTAAAGACGTTTTTGCTGCAAATTATGCTTTCTACTGGGGATTGATTTTATTTATGATCCCTGTCGGAAAATTTGTCGCGATCCCCTTGGCTGGCTATCTTGTTTCGAAGTTAGGAAGCCGGAGCATGGTACAGGTCAGCATCTTGGGATACGCTTCATCCTTGCTTTGTGTCGGACTGGCTCATGAGGTCTATCTTTTAGGCTTTCTGCTCTTTTGCTTCGGAGTGTTCTGGAATTTGTGCGATATATCATTCAATACACAAGGTATTGAGGTGGAACGTTTGTATGGTAAAACCATTATGGCCACTTTTCATGGAGGATGGAGTCTGGGGGCATGCGCAGGAGCACTTATCGGCTTCGTGATGATTTTGGCAGGAGTCTCCCCCATCTGGCATTATACACTGATATTTATAATCATCCTTATAATTGCACTTTCCGGGCGAAAATATTTGCAGGAGAGCGCACCGCAGGAAGCGGAAGTTTCTGATACAAAGACGAAGGAAAGAAATACAGCCAAAGCTCCCAATGGCTTTCGCCTGTTATTTCAAAAACCGGAAATGTTGCTTTTGCAGTTAGGACTTGTCGGACTGTTTGCGTTGATTGTAGAAAGCGCGATGTTCGACTGGAGTGCCGTTTATTTCGAATCAGTGGTTCACGTACCTAAATCATTGCAAATCGGTTTTCTTGTATTTATGATTATGATGGCAACGGGCCGTTTCCTGACTAACTACGCTTATCAACTTTGGGGAAAGAAGAAAGTCCTGCAACTGGCGGGCAGCTTTATCTGTATCGGCTTCTTTGTTTCTGCCCTGTTAGGAGGAGTTTTCGAAGCTATGGCCATGAAAGTAATCATCAATTCTTTGGGTTTCATGCTGGTTGGCTTGGGTATTTCCTGCATTGTGCCTACTTTGTACAGCTTCGTGGGAGCCAAATCAAAAACACCGGTCAGTATTGCACTCACCATTCTGTCAAGTATCAGTTTTATAGGTTCGTTGATTGCTCCCCTACTTATCGGTGCCATTTCGCAGGCGTTCGATATCCGTATCGCTTATATGCTTATCGGCATATTGGGTGGATGTATCGTATTAATAGTCAGTTTCAGTAGCGCTTTCGATATTCGGGAGTCCGCAGCGAAACCTGAACCGGACAAATAA
- a CDS encoding threonine/serine exporter family protein, with amino-acid sequence MIALDILTDGFFAAVAGIGFGAISDPPLRAFKMIAILAALGHACRFCLMNYLGMDIATGSLFAGLVIGFGSLWLGKKVYCPMTVLYIPALLPMIPGKFAYNMVFSLIMCLQNVNDPDKLDKFMSMFFSNTLIASTVIFMLAVGATFPMFLFPHRTFSLTRH; translated from the coding sequence ATGATAGCACTTGACATTCTTACTGATGGATTTTTTGCAGCAGTAGCTGGTATAGGATTTGGTGCGATTTCCGATCCTCCTTTACGTGCATTCAAGATGATTGCCATACTGGCAGCATTGGGACACGCCTGTCGTTTTTGTTTAATGAACTATTTAGGCATGGATATTGCCACCGGTTCGTTGTTTGCCGGATTAGTCATCGGCTTCGGCAGTTTGTGGTTAGGGAAAAAAGTATATTGTCCGATGACGGTATTGTACATTCCGGCGTTACTTCCTATGATTCCGGGAAAATTTGCATACAACATGGTATTTTCACTTATCATGTGTCTGCAAAATGTGAATGATCCGGATAAACTGGATAAGTTTATGTCGATGTTCTTCTCTAATACTCTGATAGCAAGTACAGTGATTTTTATGTTGGCGGTAGGAGCTACGTTCCCGATGTTCCTGTTCCCACATAGAACCTTTTCATTAACAAGACACTAA